Proteins from a genomic interval of Methanofollis formosanus:
- a CDS encoding tetratricopeptide repeat protein — protein sequence MTPRSLPIALCMIFALLLLSAGCLAGTGGPDLESLSQVRESLNRTQEEYDAQVASEPENATAWCVRALVYLNNNGQNEEAMKSCDQALALDPEYGMAWYVKGVALVNLQRYDEAEACFLNASRCDPELADNAAGMIRRYCGD from the coding sequence ATGACCCCTCGCTCCCTCCCCATCGCCCTCTGCATGATCTTCGCCCTCCTCCTCCTGAGCGCCGGGTGTCTTGCCGGTACCGGCGGCCCGGATCTCGAAAGTCTGTCCCAGGTCAGAGAATCCCTGAACCGGACCCAGGAAGAGTATGACGCACAGGTGGCGTCGGAGCCTGAGAATGCCACGGCGTGGTGCGTCCGGGCCCTGGTCTACCTCAACAACAACGGTCAGAACGAGGAGGCGATGAAGAGTTGCGACCAGGCGCTTGCACTGGACCCGGAATACGGCATGGCCTGGTATGTGAAGGGCGTCGCGCTGGTGAACCTGCAACGATACGATGAGGCGGAGGCGTGTTTCCTGAACGCGTCGAGGTGCGATCCCGAACTGGCGGACAATGCGGCCGGGATGATCCGCCGATATTGTGGGGATTGA
- a CDS encoding HEAT repeat domain-containing protein → MHEEERELVVQEFLRNLNHERPEFRWGAAEALGRIGDSRAVAPLIKALEGDPDPRVRTKAAWALGRLGDPRAQRPLLRALGDRDDDVQEIAGEALEVLKRKLSLRV, encoded by the coding sequence ATGCACGAGGAAGAGCGGGAACTGGTGGTGCAGGAATTTCTCAGAAACCTCAACCACGAGAGGCCCGAGTTCAGGTGGGGGGCGGCGGAGGCGCTCGGCCGTATCGGTGACTCCAGAGCGGTTGCACCGCTGATCAAGGCGCTGGAGGGCGACCCCGACCCGCGGGTGCGCACGAAGGCGGCGTGGGCCCTCGGCCGGCTCGGCGATCCGCGGGCACAGCGCCCCCTCCTCCGGGCCCTCGGCGACCGGGACGACGACGTGCAGGAGATCGCCGGAGAGGCGCTCGAGGTCCTGAAACGGAAACTCTCTCTCCGGGTCTGA
- a CDS encoding peptidylprolyl isomerase — protein MAEHPEGSKVVLHTTMGDITIQLYADMPITAGNFEKLVKEGFYDGVIFHRVIPNFMIQGGDPTGTGMGGPGYAIPDEFTASNRNDRGTISMANAGPNTGGSQFFLNLVNNVHLNPMHPVFGRVVEGMEVVDAIGTTQTDRQDRPRTEVRITKAEVL, from the coding sequence ATGGCAGAACATCCGGAAGGATCAAAGGTCGTCCTGCACACGACGATGGGCGACATCACCATCCAGCTCTACGCCGACATGCCGATCACCGCCGGCAACTTCGAGAAACTGGTGAAGGAAGGCTTTTACGACGGCGTCATCTTCCACCGCGTCATCCCGAACTTCATGATCCAGGGCGGCGACCCGACCGGGACCGGGATGGGCGGGCCGGGGTATGCGATCCCCGACGAGTTCACGGCCTCGAACAGGAACGACCGCGGCACCATCTCGATGGCGAACGCCGGGCCGAACACCGGGGGAAGCCAATTCTTCCTCAACCTGGTGAACAACGTCCACCTCAACCCGATGCACCCGGTCTTCGGCAGGGTGGTCGAGGGGATGGAGGTCGTCGACGCCATCGGCACGACCCAGACCGACCGGCAGGACCGGCCGCGCACCGAGGTCAGGATCACGAAGGCCGAGGTGCTCTGA
- the mutL gene encoding DNA mismatch repair endonuclease MutL: protein MSMQDATIRVLPTGTVNQIAAGEVVERPASVVKELVENAVDAGAGLVRVEVTSDRRQVTGVRVVDDGIGMGRADAVLAFKEHATSKIREIEDLDRLHTLGFRGEALASIASVAEVTIVTKPRDRGVIAGIRVRVRGGGEPEVAEVGAPDGTSVEVRDLFFNTPARRKFLKSLHTELAHIHGVVEKTALAHPEVAFRLLHNGRERIATHAADDLRETAGALFGTDLTRALVPAGGGNRFVRVGGFVARPSHTRADQYQIFLSVNGRPVYSAGIVRAIKEGYGTLLPANRFPVAFLALTTDQGLVDANVHPTKRQVRFTHEREVYEAVTDAVRTALHGEDLLVGEREAEVFVPAPVPRRPARPVAPAPSTPAPRHGVAESPAQYAKSDRRLRQTELPLAGAERNRLPEVTVLGQVDATYIIGSTGGRSLVLIDQHAAHERILYEQVQAKQEGGPKTQELIVPVLVTFSPTEVELVREALPLLAEEGFVVEEFGPSTFAVNAIPVVLGKLEEPEVIRDLVSALVREGPSDPVGRREAITRRVACRGAIKAGDPLTTEQMQRLVEQLAHTENPYTCPHGRPTVILFSPDEMAAMFRRT from the coding sequence ATGAGTATGCAGGACGCCACCATCCGGGTGCTCCCGACCGGCACGGTGAACCAGATCGCCGCCGGCGAGGTGGTGGAACGCCCGGCCTCGGTGGTGAAGGAACTGGTGGAGAACGCCGTCGACGCCGGCGCCGGTCTGGTGCGGGTGGAGGTGACCTCAGACCGCCGGCAAGTCACCGGCGTGCGGGTCGTCGACGACGGGATCGGGATGGGCCGGGCCGATGCGGTGCTCGCGTTCAAAGAACATGCGACCAGCAAGATCCGGGAGATCGAGGACCTCGACCGCCTCCACACCCTTGGGTTCAGGGGGGAGGCGCTCGCGAGCATCGCCTCGGTCGCGGAGGTGACCATCGTCACGAAGCCGCGGGACCGCGGGGTCATCGCCGGGATAAGGGTGCGGGTCCGCGGCGGGGGCGAACCCGAGGTCGCCGAGGTCGGGGCGCCCGACGGGACGAGCGTGGAGGTGAGAGACCTCTTCTTCAACACCCCGGCCCGCCGGAAATTCCTCAAGTCCCTCCACACCGAACTGGCGCACATCCACGGGGTCGTCGAGAAGACCGCCCTCGCCCACCCGGAGGTCGCCTTCCGCCTCCTCCACAACGGCCGGGAACGGATCGCCACCCATGCCGCCGACGACCTGCGGGAGACCGCGGGCGCCCTCTTCGGGACCGACCTCACCCGCGCCCTCGTGCCGGCGGGCGGCGGGAACCGGTTTGTGCGGGTCGGGGGCTTTGTCGCCCGCCCGTCCCATACGCGGGCCGACCAGTACCAGATCTTCCTCTCGGTCAACGGCCGTCCGGTCTACTCCGCCGGGATCGTGCGGGCGATCAAGGAGGGGTACGGGACGCTGCTTCCCGCGAACCGTTTCCCGGTGGCCTTCCTCGCCCTCACGACCGACCAGGGCCTGGTGGACGCCAATGTCCACCCGACCAAGCGGCAGGTGCGCTTCACCCATGAGCGCGAGGTATACGAGGCGGTGACCGACGCGGTGCGGACGGCGCTCCATGGCGAGGACCTCCTCGTCGGGGAGCGGGAGGCGGAGGTCTTCGTCCCGGCGCCGGTGCCGCGTCGTCCGGCCCGCCCGGTCGCTCCCGCCCCCTCAACCCCCGCCCCCCGTCATGGCGTCGCCGAGAGCCCGGCGCAGTATGCGAAGTCTGACCGCCGCCTCCGCCAGACCGAACTCCCGCTCGCGGGCGCGGAGCGCAACCGCCTCCCGGAGGTGACGGTCCTCGGCCAGGTGGACGCCACCTATATCATCGGCTCGACCGGCGGGCGCTCGCTGGTGCTCATCGACCAGCACGCCGCCCACGAGCGGATCCTGTACGAGCAGGTGCAGGCAAAGCAGGAAGGCGGGCCGAAAACCCAGGAACTGATCGTCCCGGTGCTCGTCACTTTCTCCCCCACCGAGGTCGAACTCGTCCGCGAGGCCCTCCCCCTCCTCGCGGAGGAGGGTTTCGTCGTCGAGGAGTTCGGGCCCTCGACCTTCGCGGTGAACGCCATCCCGGTGGTCCTGGGCAAACTCGAGGAGCCCGAGGTGATCCGCGACCTCGTCTCCGCCCTGGTGCGTGAAGGCCCCTCCGACCCGGTGGGGAGGCGGGAGGCGATCACCAGACGGGTGGCCTGCCGGGGTGCGATCAAGGCCGGCGATCCCCTCACCACCGAGCAGATGCAGCGGCTCGTCGAGCAACTGGCGCATACCGAGAACCCGTACACCTGCCCGCACGGGCGGCCGACGGTGATTCTTTTTTCGCCGGACGAGATGGCGGCGATGTTTCGGCGGACGTGA
- the mutS gene encoding DNA mismatch repair protein MutS — MSGKMTPAMQQFYAMKEEHPDCIIFFRMGDFYETFGPDAEVVARELDIVLTSRGKDKDGEKMPLAGVPYHAAETYVSRLVAKGHRVAICEQLEDPKKAKGIVKRGVVRVVTPGTVIDASMIASPGARYLMALSPDGKSGRWGLAFLEVSTGEFFVEAVGEDGDIAPVLSEVERYHPHECITGTPLPDALSTRLSQAGVLLTPYRPETFAPARARSILLEHFRTPSLDGFGCGGDEMKAAVGAAGAALSYATETQYKPLTHITGLSVRAPADRMALDAITLRNLEITETMQGEGKEGTLLHLLDRTATSMGSRTMRKFLVNPLISPAAIDARLDAVAFFHRDAGLRSDLRDALRGCADIERIAGRIAYGNATPRDLVTLRASVETLPTVRALLGGDLPERIADALAGVSDFSAVSALIARAVVDDPPANLKNGGFIRDGYAKELDDLREVSGSGKNWIAEFQQQERERTGIKSLKVKYNRVFGYSIEVTKPNLHLVPPEYERRQTTANGERFITPELKEKEAMITHADERLLGLEAELFADLLTTLAADVPAFQETARAVGLLDVYAALAEVAVRNNYVRPSLDDSVDTEIRDGRHPVVEEMVPGTFVPNDTRLDGAGDQILIITGANMAGKSTYMRAVALITVMAQVGSFVPAAAASVGIVDRVFTRVGASDDLASGRSTFMVEMQELANILNNTTARSLVVLDEIGRGTSTVDGYSIAKAVLEYLHGTGAKGPRTLFATHFHRLIEVEKELERVKNYHFAVKETGSEVVFLRKIVPGATDRSYGIHVARLAGVPRAVTERAGKVLEETEQEARNGGKTGRKHSAQMFLFSNPPQDDPAPAPAPVEESPVLKALRDLDPDAMTPRVALEKLYELRDMARKEGSA, encoded by the coding sequence ATGAGCGGCAAGATGACCCCGGCCATGCAGCAGTTCTACGCGATGAAAGAGGAACACCCGGACTGCATCATTTTTTTCCGCATGGGCGACTTTTACGAGACCTTCGGTCCTGACGCCGAGGTGGTCGCCCGCGAGCTCGATATCGTGCTCACCTCGCGGGGCAAGGACAAGGACGGCGAGAAGATGCCCCTCGCCGGCGTCCCGTACCACGCGGCCGAGACCTATGTCTCCCGCCTTGTCGCGAAGGGCCACCGGGTCGCGATCTGCGAGCAGCTCGAGGACCCGAAGAAGGCGAAGGGGATCGTCAAGCGCGGCGTGGTCCGGGTGGTCACGCCGGGCACGGTCATCGACGCCTCGATGATCGCCTCGCCCGGCGCCCGGTACCTCATGGCCCTCTCCCCGGACGGCAAGAGCGGGCGGTGGGGCCTCGCCTTCCTTGAAGTCTCGACCGGCGAGTTCTTCGTCGAGGCGGTCGGGGAAGACGGCGATATCGCCCCGGTCCTCTCCGAGGTGGAACGCTACCACCCGCACGAGTGCATCACCGGCACCCCCCTCCCCGACGCCCTCTCGACCCGCCTCTCCCAGGCCGGCGTGCTCCTCACCCCGTACCGCCCCGAGACTTTCGCCCCGGCGCGGGCCCGTTCAATCCTGTTGGAACACTTCCGGACCCCTTCGCTCGACGGCTTCGGGTGCGGCGGCGATGAGATGAAGGCCGCGGTCGGGGCCGCGGGGGCGGCGCTCAGTTACGCCACCGAGACCCAGTACAAACCCCTCACTCACATCACCGGCCTCTCGGTCAGGGCCCCGGCCGATCGGATGGCCCTGGACGCGATCACGCTGAGGAACCTGGAGATCACCGAGACGATGCAGGGCGAGGGGAAGGAGGGGACGCTCCTCCATCTTCTCGACCGGACGGCGACCTCGATGGGGAGCAGGACGATGCGCAAGTTCCTGGTCAACCCCCTCATCTCGCCGGCGGCGATCGACGCCCGCCTCGACGCCGTGGCGTTCTTCCACCGCGACGCCGGGCTCAGGAGCGACCTCCGCGACGCCCTCCGGGGATGCGCCGACATCGAGCGGATCGCCGGCCGGATCGCCTACGGCAACGCGACGCCCCGCGACCTCGTCACTCTCAGGGCCTCGGTCGAGACTCTCCCGACGGTCCGCGCCCTCCTCGGCGGCGACCTGCCCGAACGGATCGCCGACGCCCTCGCCGGGGTCTCCGACTTCTCGGCGGTGAGCGCCCTCATCGCCCGGGCCGTCGTCGACGATCCCCCGGCCAACCTCAAGAACGGCGGGTTCATCAGGGACGGGTACGCGAAAGAACTCGACGACCTCAGGGAGGTCTCGGGCTCCGGGAAAAACTGGATCGCCGAGTTCCAGCAGCAGGAGCGGGAGCGGACCGGGATCAAGTCGCTGAAGGTGAAGTACAACCGGGTCTTCGGCTACTCCATCGAGGTGACCAAGCCCAACCTCCACCTCGTGCCGCCCGAATACGAGCGCCGGCAGACGACGGCGAACGGCGAGCGCTTCATCACCCCCGAACTCAAGGAGAAGGAGGCGATGATCACCCACGCCGACGAGCGCCTCCTCGGCCTGGAGGCCGAACTCTTCGCCGACCTGCTCACGACGCTCGCCGCCGACGTCCCGGCCTTCCAGGAGACGGCGCGGGCGGTCGGGCTCCTCGACGTCTATGCGGCCCTCGCCGAGGTGGCGGTGAGGAACAACTATGTGCGCCCGAGCCTGGACGACTCGGTGGACACCGAGATCAGGGACGGGCGCCACCCGGTGGTCGAGGAGATGGTGCCCGGCACCTTCGTGCCCAACGACACCCGCCTCGACGGCGCCGGCGACCAGATCCTCATCATCACCGGGGCGAACATGGCCGGCAAGTCCACCTATATGCGGGCGGTCGCCCTGATCACCGTGATGGCCCAGGTCGGGAGTTTTGTCCCGGCCGCCGCCGCCTCGGTCGGGATCGTCGACCGCGTCTTCACCAGGGTGGGGGCCTCAGACGACCTGGCGAGCGGGCGGAGTACCTTTATGGTCGAGATGCAGGAACTCGCGAATATCCTGAACAACACCACCGCCCGCAGCCTCGTCGTCCTCGACGAGATCGGGCGGGGCACGAGCACGGTCGACGGCTACTCCATCGCGAAGGCGGTGCTCGAGTACCTCCACGGCACCGGGGCGAAGGGGCCGCGGACCCTCTTCGCCACCCACTTCCACCGCCTCATCGAGGTGGAGAAGGAACTGGAGCGGGTGAAGAACTACCATTTCGCGGTGAAGGAGACCGGGTCTGAGGTGGTCTTCCTCAGGAAGATCGTGCCGGGCGCGACCGACCGGAGTTACGGGATCCATGTCGCCCGCCTGGCCGGGGTGCCGCGGGCCGTCACCGAGCGGGCCGGGAAGGTGCTCGAGGAGACGGAACAGGAGGCGAGGAACGGGGGGAAGACGGGCCGGAAGCACTCGGCGCAGATGTTTCTCTTCTCAAACCCCCCGCAGGACGACCCGGCGCCCGCTCCCGCGCCGGTCGAAGAGAGTCCTGTCCTCAAAGCGCTCCGCGACCTCGACCCGGACGCGATGACGCCGCGGGTCGCTCTCGAAAAACTCTATGAACTGAGAGATATGGCACGTAAGGAGGGATCGGCATGA
- a CDS encoding NosD domain-containing protein — translation MFLLVLLLAGLLLATPVSAGTATTELTVSKLAKDGTLIAQETVDYRWMEENLPIQGDGVTHYYHQGPELGEEDEERLWNPQEDGNIPEKDYHAVKGTDVRDLCELVGGMSPNDTVTIKANDGMGKNFEYRNVYNPDPRQGPMVVTWWRPDTGYVPNYFDGMRLIFFADDSTNPWGWHVFGNWDMHECMDEKYWHYYVSGGVDYPATTGMAVKYIDRVIIRSQDPAPPFRVNFAANRTSGYAPLAVAFTPETSGTAPTEWHWDFGDETDPSPDEQPVHEYTEPGTYNVTLTVTAAEGTVVWTKKRYIRVSERPVLTAVSVYPADATAVVGKTKQFLAVPRDQNGEPMEDVAVSWSCDNETVGTVDPATGLFTALAEGTATVTATAGEVSGSATVTVAQAPPAAKTIVVDLDGGGDYTTIREAVLSANPGDTVLVRDGTYTENVDVGKRLTLVSEHGAAATTVKAVNTRDDVIAVNADNVTIEGFALTGATNEGAGLLLDGVRDCCAADVAASSNYQGIVLKDAENVTIRNSSANKNAQNGMSLNATRNSAITGCTISENTFNGICLQKADRTTIQDCTGSWNGVYHIDVTYSPDTTIENCSMTSSKKSGLRITGSDGSSVLNSAITESALFEIVLGTSSDLVLEGNTFTGSVPMSSDGIKGEGRFENLTIDNNIISRGMNLGSIANATVSGNTVSGGYCGIITSSSDSLICDNSIVGSYNGLYLGQSKRNVIVNNTCSRCGKTDLYLKSANENQIYLNTWAKTKDGTSSGKTSWISEGSSNMVNTPEPCDYWYNGTLYQGYLGNYYYNYDGTDADGDGIGDTPYIASATDHDLYPLMEPADHYEVLPPVPEVQWGPYLTGTTTSGTTVNWKTDIPAAGMVEYAAEAYFTEHGEYDRNVSASGEGVLRHVNLTDLAPDTRYHYRVHAGRNVSADLTFRTFPATGPCTFIVYGDTQEQISDFTQLERHKLVADRIAAEEQDAAFVVHVGDTVCDPNNPEEWDRFFASGRALYANTTLYPTRGNHEYWDDAEAFMAVFAVPHWYSFDCGDVHVAMLDSNDDVGPRMDEQTAWLGEDLAESTASWTFVAFHHPPYSSGTRHPGGWKNFRTLWGPTFEANDVDVVFNGHVHSYQRYLVNGTQYVVAATGGGPLYTLTEEKEAGYQNSLEFTLGYTRVTVDPANETATMEFVPVANVSEDNKEVLGIRPPGEVFDRVVIDRSGVPDLLVTGIEVPDLDPGVNATVTARVENRGGKDADAFAVVFAVDGAKAGTETVARLAAGDHADVSFVWRPAAEGVYELSVIADPDGAVEEADEENNVFRRVVVVGAGGDDYDTLTLIPGWNFVSVPKRLAPGADTMAVFEAVDCAGHSIFGYVQPDGWRVLKSDNRLGVLDGIWIYANESTAVGLTYNPDLRQVPPMKHLAPGWNAIGFSDTVPAPVEETLQSVDGAWSSLVGFDRIRQEYRPAVTAGSNLVQHMGPKEGYWIFMSEKGDLAAIGA, via the coding sequence GTGTTCCTCCTTGTCCTCCTCCTTGCCGGCCTCCTCCTGGCGACGCCGGTCTCGGCCGGGACGGCGACGACCGAGTTGACGGTCTCCAAACTGGCAAAGGACGGGACGTTGATCGCACAGGAGACGGTCGACTATCGGTGGATGGAGGAGAATCTCCCGATACAGGGAGACGGCGTGACGCATTACTATCACCAGGGGCCAGAACTCGGGGAGGAGGACGAAGAACGGCTATGGAACCCTCAAGAGGACGGGAACATCCCGGAAAAGGACTATCATGCCGTCAAGGGGACCGACGTCAGAGATCTCTGCGAACTGGTCGGCGGGATGAGCCCGAACGACACCGTCACGATCAAGGCCAATGACGGAATGGGCAAAAATTTCGAGTACCGGAACGTCTACAACCCCGACCCCAGGCAGGGGCCGATGGTCGTCACCTGGTGGCGGCCTGACACGGGGTATGTCCCGAACTATTTCGACGGGATGCGCCTGATCTTCTTTGCCGACGACTCCACCAACCCGTGGGGGTGGCATGTCTTCGGGAACTGGGACATGCACGAGTGCATGGACGAGAAGTACTGGCACTATTACGTCTCCGGCGGGGTGGATTATCCGGCGACCACCGGAATGGCGGTAAAGTACATCGACCGGGTCATCATCCGTTCGCAGGACCCGGCGCCCCCCTTCAGGGTCAACTTCGCCGCGAACCGGACTTCAGGATATGCCCCTCTCGCCGTCGCCTTCACGCCCGAGACCTCGGGGACGGCACCGACCGAATGGCACTGGGACTTCGGCGACGAGACCGACCCCTCGCCGGATGAACAGCCGGTGCATGAGTACACCGAACCGGGCACGTACAATGTCACGCTCACGGTGACGGCCGCGGAGGGTACGGTTGTCTGGACTAAGAAGCGTTATATCAGGGTGAGCGAGCGGCCGGTGCTGACCGCCGTCTCGGTCTATCCTGCGGATGCGACGGCGGTGGTCGGGAAGACGAAACAGTTTTTGGCCGTCCCGAGGGACCAGAACGGCGAACCGATGGAGGACGTCGCGGTCTCCTGGTCGTGCGACAACGAGACGGTCGGGACGGTGGACCCGGCCACCGGGCTCTTCACGGCGCTGGCAGAGGGGACGGCGACGGTGACGGCGACGGCAGGCGAGGTCTCGGGGTCAGCGACCGTGACGGTGGCCCAGGCGCCGCCTGCGGCGAAGACGATCGTCGTCGATCTCGACGGGGGCGGGGATTACACCACCATCCGTGAGGCGGTGCTCTCTGCCAATCCCGGAGATACCGTTCTTGTCAGGGACGGGACGTACACCGAGAACGTCGATGTCGGCAAACGCCTGACCCTCGTCTCAGAGCACGGCGCTGCAGCCACGACGGTGAAAGCAGTGAATACTCGCGACGACGTGATCGCCGTGAACGCTGATAACGTCACCATCGAAGGGTTTGCGCTGACCGGGGCGACGAACGAGGGGGCCGGGCTTCTCCTGGACGGGGTGCGGGACTGCTGCGCCGCAGATGTCGCCGCGTCCTCCAACTATCAGGGGATCGTCCTGAAGGATGCAGAGAACGTCACTATCCGCAATTCTTCGGCAAATAAAAACGCACAAAACGGGATGTCCCTCAATGCCACGAGAAATTCAGCAATCACCGGATGCACGATCTCCGAGAATACATTCAACGGTATCTGTCTCCAGAAGGCGGACAGGACAACGATCCAAGACTGTACAGGATCCTGGAACGGCGTATATCATATTGACGTGACCTATTCGCCGGATACGACGATTGAAAACTGTTCCATGACCTCAAGCAAGAAGTCCGGGTTGCGCATAACCGGATCGGACGGGTCGTCGGTGCTGAACAGCGCCATCACGGAGAGTGCATTATTTGAGATCGTGCTGGGTACATCATCTGATCTCGTACTGGAGGGGAACACCTTCACCGGGAGCGTACCCATGAGCAGTGACGGCATCAAGGGGGAAGGCCGGTTCGAGAATCTCACCATTGATAATAATATCATTTCCAGAGGGATGAACCTCGGGAGCATCGCAAACGCCACGGTATCCGGGAATACTGTCTCAGGCGGATATTGTGGGATTATAACATCTTCCAGCGACAGCCTGATCTGCGACAACTCGATTGTCGGGAGTTATAATGGATTATATCTGGGTCAATCGAAACGAAACGTCATCGTCAACAATACATGCTCCAGATGCGGGAAAACAGACCTTTACCTCAAGAGTGCGAACGAAAACCAGATCTACCTGAATACCTGGGCCAAGACCAAAGATGGAACCAGCAGCGGCAAGACCAGCTGGATCAGTGAAGGCTCCTCGAATATGGTCAACACTCCAGAACCATGCGATTACTGGTACAACGGCACCCTCTACCAGGGTTATCTGGGCAACTACTACTACAACTACGATGGGACCGATGCGGACGGTGACGGTATCGGCGACACTCCCTATATCGCCTCGGCGACGGATCACGATCTCTATCCTCTGATGGAACCGGCCGACCACTACGAGGTTCTCCCGCCGGTGCCGGAGGTGCAGTGGGGGCCGTACCTGACCGGGACGACGACGAGCGGGACGACGGTCAACTGGAAGACCGATATCCCGGCGGCCGGGATGGTCGAGTACGCCGCTGAAGCGTACTTCACCGAGCACGGGGAGTACGACCGCAATGTCTCCGCCTCCGGCGAGGGGGTGCTCAGGCACGTGAACCTCACCGATCTTGCGCCCGATACCCGCTATCATTACCGCGTCCACGCGGGCAGGAATGTCTCCGCGGACCTGACCTTCAGGACCTTCCCTGCGACCGGGCCGTGCACCTTCATCGTCTACGGTGATACGCAGGAGCAGATCTCCGACTTCACGCAGCTGGAGCGGCACAAACTCGTCGCGGACCGGATCGCCGCGGAGGAGCAGGACGCCGCCTTCGTGGTCCATGTCGGCGACACGGTCTGCGACCCGAACAACCCTGAGGAGTGGGACCGGTTCTTTGCGTCCGGGCGGGCGCTGTATGCGAACACGACGCTGTACCCGACGCGCGGGAACCACGAGTACTGGGACGATGCCGAAGCGTTCATGGCGGTCTTCGCGGTCCCCCACTGGTACTCCTTCGACTGCGGGGACGTGCATGTCGCCATGCTCGACTCCAACGACGATGTGGGGCCGAGGATGGATGAACAGACGGCGTGGCTCGGAGAGGATCTGGCGGAGAGCACCGCGTCCTGGACGTTCGTCGCCTTCCACCACCCGCCGTACAGTTCGGGTACCCGCCATCCGGGCGGATGGAAGAACTTCCGTACGCTCTGGGGGCCGACCTTCGAGGCGAACGATGTCGATGTCGTCTTCAACGGGCATGTCCATTCGTACCAGCGGTACCTGGTGAACGGCACGCAGTACGTCGTCGCGGCGACCGGCGGCGGCCCGCTGTACACTCTCACCGAGGAGAAGGAGGCCGGATACCAGAACAGCCTGGAGTTTACGCTCGGCTATACGCGGGTGACGGTGGACCCGGCGAACGAGACGGCGACGATGGAGTTCGTGCCGGTGGCCAACGTCTCCGAGGACAACAAGGAAGTCCTCGGCATCCGCCCGCCCGGCGAGGTCTTCGACCGGGTGGTGATCGACCGGAGCGGGGTGCCTGATCTTCTCGTCACCGGGATCGAGGTGCCGGATCTCGATCCGGGCGTCAATGCGACGGTCACGGCGAGGGTCGAGAACCGTGGAGGCAAAGACGCCGACGCCTTCGCCGTGGTGTTCGCGGTGGACGGTGCGAAGGCCGGGACCGAAACGGTGGCCCGGCTTGCGGCCGGGGACCATGCGGATGTCTCCTTCGTCTGGAGACCGGCGGCCGAAGGGGTCTACGAACTCTCCGTCATCGCCGACCCCGACGGCGCCGTCGAGGAGGCGGACGAGGAGAACAACGTCTTCAGGCGTGTCGTCGTCGTGGGCGCGGGCGGCGACGATTACGATACGCTCACCCTCATCCCCGGCTGGAACTTCGTCTCGGTGCCGAAACGGCTGGCGCCCGGCGCCGACACGATGGCGGTCTTCGAGGCGGTGGACTGTGCGGGCCACTCGATCTTTGGGTACGTCCAGCCCGACGGCTGGCGGGTGCTCAAGTCTGACAACCGGCTCGGGGTGCTGGACGGGATCTGGATCTATGCAAACGAGAGCACCGCCGTCGGGCTGACGTACAACCCCGACCTGCGACAGGTGCCGCCGATGAAGCACCTCGCGCCCGGATGGAACGCGATCGGGTTCTCGGACACCGTCCCCGCACCGGTGGAGGAGACGCTCCAGTCGGTGGACGGGGCATGGTCTTCTCTTGTCGGGTTCGACAGGATCAGACAGGAGTACAGGCCGGCCGTCACCGCCGGGAGCAACCTGGTTCAGCATATGGGGCCAAAGGAGGGCTACTGGATCTTCATGAGCGAGAAGGGAGATCTTGCGGCGATAGGCGCCTGA
- a CDS encoding flavodoxin family protein, whose protein sequence is MKIVAFNGSPRAEESGTHVMVDAFLEGAAQAGAEVENVFLARKKIEHCLGCFQCWASPAGRCVLKDDMEDLIGRYSAADIVVFATPLHNDNISSHLKVFIDRLLPTGDPHFEVDEGGETVHPTRGGKVPKFVMISNCGFPEQSHFQVLRLLTKRMARNYKTEFVAEIYRGGGPWLTEPAAAEAVEGYRELVRAAGEEVVTAGRLSEETRERLEQPLIPSPDFLDFYRQGVNQYWDDLWARKG, encoded by the coding sequence ATGAAAATCGTGGCATTCAACGGGAGCCCCAGGGCCGAGGAGAGCGGCACCCACGTCATGGTCGACGCCTTTCTCGAAGGGGCGGCACAGGCGGGCGCCGAGGTGGAGAACGTCTTCCTCGCACGCAAAAAGATCGAACACTGCCTCGGGTGTTTTCAGTGCTGGGCGTCGCCGGCGGGGCGGTGCGTCCTGAAAGACGATATGGAAGACCTCATCGGGCGCTACTCCGCCGCCGACATCGTCGTCTTTGCAACGCCGCTTCACAACGACAACATCTCCAGTCACCTGAAGGTCTTCATCGACCGCCTCCTGCCGACCGGAGATCCCCATTTTGAGGTGGACGAAGGGGGAGAGACGGTACATCCCACCCGCGGTGGGAAGGTCCCGAAGTTCGTGATGATCTCGAATTGCGGTTTCCCTGAACAGAGCCACTTTCAGGTGCTCAGGCTGCTGACGAAGCGGATGGCACGCAACTACAAGACCGAGTTCGTCGCCGAGATCTATCGCGGCGGCGGGCCCTGGCTGACCGAACCGGCCGCTGCGGAGGCGGTCGAGGGGTACCGGGAACTGGTGCGGGCGGCCGGGGAAGAGGTGGTGACGGCCGGCCGGCTCTCCGAAGAGACGAGAGAGCGCCTCGAACAACCCCTCATCCCGTCGCCGGATTTTCTCGATTTCTACCGGCAGGGGGTCAACCAGTACTGGGACGACCTGTGGGCCAGGAAGGGCTAG